The Cystobacter fuscus DSM 2262 genome includes a region encoding these proteins:
- a CDS encoding DUF2058 family protein has protein sequence MQNLRDKLLKAGLVSEDQAKKSETTAPKAARPPSEPSAQRSGPPRGEREERPPREHRGRDERPPRREAPGGGGRPQGAGGRPQGGFRPQGAGGRPQGGRPPQAEAVSRPVPKLPPLPGSKAAQRMESKKQVEQDRKLRELVYGGQVPVDVGATVFYFMTRKGKLRRLELTEAQAKQLEEGILGVVERPEPAQIEHSLVPAAVAEQMYALSKKSVRFLNRKESPIGFMSDDQVKEQQAAEARGDAPVPDEDDEPSEASASNDAASAAPEGTAPEGSSEPTPS, from the coding sequence ATGCAGAACCTGCGTGACAAGCTCTTGAAGGCCGGCCTGGTCTCCGAGGACCAGGCGAAGAAGTCCGAAACCACGGCCCCGAAGGCCGCCCGTCCCCCGTCCGAGCCGTCGGCCCAGCGCTCGGGCCCGCCCCGAGGCGAGCGCGAGGAGCGCCCGCCGCGCGAGCACCGGGGACGTGACGAGCGTCCGCCCCGCCGCGAGGCTCCGGGAGGAGGAGGACGTCCCCAGGGCGCCGGGGGTCGGCCGCAGGGAGGCTTCCGTCCGCAGGGTGCCGGTGGTCGGCCGCAGGGAGGGCGTCCTCCCCAGGCGGAGGCGGTGAGCCGCCCCGTGCCCAAGCTGCCGCCCCTGCCGGGCTCCAAGGCCGCCCAGCGCATGGAGTCCAAGAAGCAGGTGGAGCAGGACAGGAAGCTGCGCGAGCTGGTCTACGGCGGGCAGGTGCCCGTGGACGTCGGCGCCACCGTCTTCTACTTCATGACGCGCAAGGGGAAGCTGCGCCGCCTGGAGCTGACCGAGGCCCAGGCCAAGCAGCTCGAGGAAGGCATCCTCGGCGTGGTGGAGCGCCCCGAGCCGGCGCAGATCGAGCACTCGCTGGTGCCCGCGGCCGTGGCCGAGCAGATGTACGCCCTGTCGAAGAAGTCGGTGCGCTTCCTCAACCGCAAGGAGTCGCCCATCGGCTTCATGAGCGACGACCAGGTCAAGGAGCAGCAGGCGGCCGAGGCCCGGGGTGATGCGCCCGTGCCCGACGAGGACGACGAGCCGTCCGAGGCGTCCGCCTCCAACGACGCCGCGAGCGCCGCCCCCGAGGGCACCGCCCCCGAGGGCTCCAGCGAGCCCACGCCGTCCTGA